The following are from one region of the Arthrobacter sp. TMP15 genome:
- a CDS encoding DUF732 domain-containing protein: MNKFVSAVAIAVFSLSLASCGSESEDVVLSVPYDPSQGSATEKLRWASLYLAENNVVTSDPYDVATDTRVIERMTDSFCTVVGNGSLTVTDWVTGISNPVNGTSQKDAVIFAGAAANAYCPSVKADFDDFLEASKLVVKWQDWEPAISGNHGPTSQS; this comes from the coding sequence ATGAATAAGTTTGTCTCCGCTGTAGCTATCGCTGTCTTTTCACTTTCCTTGGCATCATGTGGATCCGAGTCCGAAGACGTCGTGCTATCGGTGCCCTATGATCCATCCCAAGGCAGTGCTACGGAGAAGCTACGCTGGGCTTCTCTTTATCTGGCCGAGAATAACGTGGTGACCAGTGACCCATACGACGTGGCCACTGATACCCGGGTCATCGAACGCATGACTGATAGCTTCTGTACAGTCGTAGGGAACGGAAGCCTGACGGTCACAGACTGGGTCACTGGTATTTCAAATCCTGTAAACGGGACGTCGCAGAAGGATGCGGTTATCTTTGCTGGCGCTGCTGCAAATGCATACTGCCCCAGCGTCAAGGCTGACTTCGATGATTTCCTCGAAGCGAGCAAATTGGTGGTCAAATGGCAAGACTGGGAACCAGCCATCAGTGGTAATCACGGTCCAACATCCCAGAGTTAG